In Nissabacter sp. SGAir0207, the genomic stretch GTGCAGGGTGGTTCTACCCTGCCGACAGATCCAGCGACGCTGGCACCTTCCGCCGTCGCCCCAGCACCGCAAGTGGCCCCGGCCAAGCCGGCCGCCACCCATAGCCGCCCGCAGAGCCATGCCGCCGCGCCGCAGAGCGCGCCAGCGAAAAGCGCCCCGGCGCGTAGCAGCAGCGCCGCTTCCGGTGGCATTGTCGCCAGCGGTGGCGCGATCCAGGGCGCGCCTGCCAGCCACTACACCTTGCAGCTGAGCAGCGCCTCCCGTTCGGATACGCTGAATGCCTTCGCACGCCAGCAGAAGCTGACCCACTACCAGGTCTACCAGACCACCCGTGACGGCAAACCGTGGTATGTCCTGATCAGCGGCAACTATGCCTCCTCGGCGGAAGCCAAGCAGGCCATCGCCCGTCTGCCAGCGGACGTGCAAGCCAAGAAACCGTGGGTCAAGCCTGTACGCCAGGTACAGCAGGACCTGAAGAAATAAACCTTAGTTGTGCGCTGATGTGCTGTCTGAAACTAGAGTACAATCCGCGGCTCTGAATTGTATAAGTAGCTAACCGACGGCATGAAGAAGAACCGCGCGTTTTTAAAATGGGCTGGTGGCAAGTATCCCCTGATTGAGGAGATCAAACGCCACCTGCCCGCAGGCGACTGCCTGATTGAACCCTTTGTCGGCGCAGGCTCTGTGTTCCTCAATACAGATTATGACGCCTATATCCTGGCGGATATCAACAGTGACCTGATCAACCTGTACAACATCGTCAAGACACGTACCGACGACTTCGTGCGGGATGCCCGCGAGCTCTTCAGCGACGAGTTCAACAATGCCGACGCGTTCTACCGGTTGCGCACGCAGTTCAACCTCAGCCGTGACCCCTATGAGCGGGCGCAGCTGTTCCTCTACCTGAACCGCCATTGCTACAACGGCCTGTGCCGTTATAACCTGAGTGGCGAGTTCAACGTGCCGTTTGGGCGCTACAAGCGGCCCTACTTCCCGCAGGACGAGCTGGAGTTCTTTGCCCGCAAGGCCAATGAGCGCAACGCCACGTTCGTCTGTGAAAGCTACACGCAGACCCTGACCAATGCCCAACCGGGGGCCGTGGTCTATTGCGATCCGCCCTATGCGCCGCTCTCCGCCACCTCCAACTTTACGGCCTACCACACCAATGGGTTTGATATGGCAGACCAGCAGGAGCTGGCGCGGCTGGCGAACCACCTGGCCGATGAGCGGCAGATCCCGGTGCTGATCTCCAACCATGATACGGCACTAACGCGTGACTGGTATCAACAGGCGGCGGAGATGCACGTGGTGCAGGTGCGGCGCACCATCAGCAGCAATGGATTCGGGCGTAGCAAAGTGGATGAGCTTTTGGCACTGTATAAACGCTAAGGGGAGCGCGGTTCCGCCGGGTGTGTCGCGATCCCAATGACGATTAACCCCTACCGTTTGGAGATGCGGATGAAACAGTTTTTGATTGCGCCGTCGATTTTGTCGGCAGACTTTGCCCGACTGGGTGAGGATACGGCGAAGGTGCTGGCTGCCGGCGCTGACGTGGTGCACTTTGACGTGATGGACAACCACTACGTCCCTAACCTGACCATCGGCCCGGCAGTCTGCCAGGCACTGCGCAACTATGGCATTACCGCCCCGATTGACGTTCACCTGATGGTGAAGCCGGTAGACCGTCTGGTGCCGGATTTCGCTGCCGCTGGTGCCAGCTACATCTCCTTCCACCCAGAAGCCTCCGAGCATATCGACCGCACCCTGCAACTGATCAAGGATCATGGTTGCAAGGCTGGTCTGGTGTTCAACCCGGCCACCCCGCTGAGCTACCTGGATTATGTGATGGACAAGCTGGACGTGATCCTGCTGATGTCTGTTAACCCCGGTTTCGGCGGCCAGTCCTTCATCCACCATACGCTGGACAAGCTGCGCCAAGTGCGCCGCCGCATTGATGAGAGCGGTTTTGACATCCGGCTGGAAGTGGACGGCGGCGTGAAGGTGGAGAACATCGGCGAGATCGCCGCCGCGGGCGCGGACATGTTTGTCGCTGGCTCCGCCATCTTCAACGCGCCGGATTACCGTGAAGTGATTGAGCAGATGCGTGGTGAACTGGCGAAGGTGGCCCATGGCTGATTTCAGCGGCTTGCGCGCGCTGGCGTTCGATCTGGATGGCACGCTGATCCACAGCGCGCCGGGGCTGGCGCAGGCGATTGACCATGCGCTGGCGGAGGCCGGGCTGCCGGCCGCCGGCGAGGCTCGCGTCAGCACCTGGATCGGCAATGGCGCGGATGTGCTGGTGGAGCGCGCGCTCCACTGGGCGACGCAGGGTGAGGGCGGCCACGAGCTGGCCGCGCTGCGCGCCCGTTTTGACCACTTTTACGCCCAGACTGCCGAGTCGGGCAGCCAGCTCTTTCCGGGCGTGCGTGACACCCTGGCGCAGCTGGCGCGTAGCGGCCTGCCGCTTGGCATCATCACCAACAAGCCCACGCCCTTTGTCGCGCCGCTGTTGCAGGCACTGGGCATCGCGGAGTACTTCTCGCTGGTTATCGGTGGCGATGACGTAGTGGCGAAGAAGCCGCACCCGGCCCCGCTCTATCTGATGCTGGGCAAGCTGGGGGTACGGGCGTCGGAGATGGCGTTTGTTGGCGACTCGCGCAATGATATTCAGGCGGCCAAGGCGGCCGGCTGCCCGGCGATTGCGCTGAGCTATGGCTATAACTACGGTGAGCCGATTGCGCTGAGCCAGCCTGACTGCGTCATCGACCATTTTGCCGATTTGTTGCCCACTCTTGGGCTGTCATCATTCAAGAATCAGGAAGCATAACATGAGTAAGCCCATCGTATTCAGCGGCGCGCAGCCGTCCGGTGAACTGACCATTGGTAACTACATGGGTGCGCTGCGTCAGTGGGTAACCATGCAGGATGAGTATGAGTGCATCTACTGCATCGTTGACCTGCACGCCATCACGGTGCGCCAGGACGCCAACGCGCTGCGCAAGGCCACGCTGGATACGCTGGCGCTCTACCTGGCCTGCGGCATCGACCCGGAAAAGAGCACCATCTTTGTCCAGTCCCATGTGCCGGAGCACACGCAGCTGAGCTGGGTACTGAACTGCTACAGCTACTTTGGCGAGCTGAGCCGCATGACCCAGTTCAAGGACAAGTCAACGCGCTATGCCGAGAACATCAACGCTGGCCTGTTTGACTACCCGGTGCTGATGGCGGCGGATATCCTGCTCTACCAGACCAATCAGGTGCCGGTGGGGGAAGACCAAAAGCAGCATCTGGAGCTGAGCCGTGACGTGGCGGCGCGCTTCAACGCGCTGTATGGCGATATCTTCAAGGTGCCGGAGCCGTTCATTCCGAAATCTGGCGCGCGCGTGATGTCGTTGCAGGAGCCGACCAAGAAGATGTCCAAGTCCGATGACAACCGCAACAACGTCATCGGCCTGCTGGAAGACCCGAAAGCCGTGGCGAAGAAGATCAAGCGTGCGATGACCGACTCCGATGAGCCGCCAGTGGTGCGTTATGACGTCGCCAACAAGGCGGGCGTCTCCAACCTGCTGGACATTCTCTCTGGCGTGACCGGCAAGCCGGTGGCTGAGCTGGAGAAGGAGTTCGAGGGGCTGATGTATGGCCACCTGAAGGGCGCGGTGGCGGATGCCGTCTCCGGGATGCTGACCGACCTGCAGGCGCGCTACCACCACTTCCGCGATAACGAGGCGCTGCTGCAACAGATCATGCGTGATGGCGCAGCCAAGGCGCGTGCCCGTGCGCAGGAGACGCTGACGCGCGTCTATGACGCCATCGGCTTTGTCGCCCAGCCGTAACTGGACCATCTGCTAAAAACCGCCGCTTCCGGCGGTTTTTTTATGCCCGCAAAATAGAAAAGGGCGCCCTGAGGCGCCCTTGCTGGGGAAGCGATGGCCTTAGTGGCTGGCTTCCGCCGTGTGGCCGTGCTGGCGGTGCTTGGTCACGAAACCAAGCAGCAGGCACATCACGAAGACCACCAGATAGAGGCTGTTGGCGGTCGCCAGTGCCGCGTGCTCGCCGCTTTTGGCAACGATCGGGCCGGTCACCACGAAGGTCAGCATGGTGCCGACGGTGCCGCAGGTCAGGATGAAGTTCACCAGTTTCGGCGACGACACCTTGGTCTGTTGGGAGCCGAGGGTGATCAGCGTGGTGTAGATGGCACTGGAGACAAAGCCCAGACCCAGAATGGTGTAGTGCAGCATCGAGGCGTCAGAGGTGCTGATGAACAGGTACATCAGCAGGGTCGAGGCACCCGCCAGCACGGTGACGATGCGTTGCAGATCAAAGAAGCGCAGCACCACGCTGAAGACCCACATGCCCACCATGTACGCCGTCCAGAAGTTGCTCACCAGACTACCGGCTTGGGTGATGTCCATGTTGAACTGCTTGGCGGCGTAGGTCGGTACCCACTGGATAAAGCCAAGCTGGCCAAGGATGTAGCACAGGGCGGCGATGGAGAGGAACAGCACGCCAATGCCCCACTTCTCTTTCTTCACGGATTGCACGGACTTCGGCGCGTCGTTGCCCAGTTTCGGGAACTCCGACACCAGCGTCAGGATGAAGATGGCGATATAGAGCACACCGATGCAGGCGTAGACCCAGTACCAAGCAATGCTGCGTGCCAGCAGGGCGGCGGCGATGATCGGGAACAGGGTGCCAGCCATACTGAAGAAGGAGTCGGTGAACAGCAGGCGCGAACCGCGCTGGCGACCCTCATACAGGTGGGTGATCAGGAAGGTACCGATCGACATGGTGATGCCGCTGACCACGCCAAGGATAAACATGCAGCCAGAGAAGACCGCCAGGCTATGGCTGTTCATCAGGCCGACAATCGCCACCAGCATCAGCACAAAGCCGAAGATCAGCTGGCGCTTCAGGGCGATGATCTCCATCAGCCAGGCGTTGAGGAAAATGGACACCAGGATACCGGCGTTTAAGAAGGTGAAGGTGTTACTCATGCTGGAAACCGGCAGGTTGAAGTACTGCGCGATATTTCCCATCACCATCCCGGTGACAATTACCAATGCGCCGGTAAGCGCGTAGGAGAAGAAACTAATCCATGTGAGCCTGATTCGATTGCTGTTAGTCATAGACGTGCCTGGTTGTCAGTTAAACGTAAAAATGTGGGGGGAACTGGCAATCCGCCTGAGAGATCAGGCGTGAAGCGCAGAATCGTAACACAGGGCAGCGAATTATTTGTGATGCATATCTTACTTCTTGTGTAATAGCTGCAATAAATGGCAAAGCTTTGCCAAATGTCGCCAATTTTGTGCAGGCAAACGATAACCCTGCATCGGTTCCCAGCCGGTCGTGTCAGGCGGCGACACGCTGGCCGTCACCTTTTGTTAAAGTAAATAAAGGTAAAGCGCTGGCGCCCCTTTGG encodes the following:
- the rpe gene encoding ribulose-phosphate 3-epimerase translates to MKQFLIAPSILSADFARLGEDTAKVLAAGADVVHFDVMDNHYVPNLTIGPAVCQALRNYGITAPIDVHLMVKPVDRLVPDFAAAGASYISFHPEASEHIDRTLQLIKDHGCKAGLVFNPATPLSYLDYVMDKLDVILLMSVNPGFGGQSFIHHTLDKLRQVRRRIDESGFDIRLEVDGGVKVENIGEIAAAGADMFVAGSAIFNAPDYREVIEQMRGELAKVAHG
- a CDS encoding SPOR domain-containing protein; translated protein: MDEFNTEDDLKPDTSDRRSTRRRSASRSQAPRFAISRQHLMIAIGILVLVLLILGIGSALKAPTPQESSQQAGNAKEITLGGNPTENGSASSAAANAPASGQPQDISVPPIASTPTQAEPVQAPADQQRVDLPGNMTDALSQQQDQVNAASGGMVQGGSTLPTDPATLAPSAVAPAPQVAPAKPAATHSRPQSHAAAPQSAPAKSAPARSSSAASGGIVASGGAIQGAPASHYTLQLSSASRSDTLNAFARQQKLTHYQVYQTTRDGKPWYVLISGNYASSAEAKQAIARLPADVQAKKPWVKPVRQVQQDLKK
- the trpS gene encoding tryptophan--tRNA ligase, producing the protein MSKPIVFSGAQPSGELTIGNYMGALRQWVTMQDEYECIYCIVDLHAITVRQDANALRKATLDTLALYLACGIDPEKSTIFVQSHVPEHTQLSWVLNCYSYFGELSRMTQFKDKSTRYAENINAGLFDYPVLMAADILLYQTNQVPVGEDQKQHLELSRDVAARFNALYGDIFKVPEPFIPKSGARVMSLQEPTKKMSKSDDNRNNVIGLLEDPKAVAKKIKRAMTDSDEPPVVRYDVANKAGVSNLLDILSGVTGKPVAELEKEFEGLMYGHLKGAVADAVSGMLTDLQARYHHFRDNEALLQQIMRDGAAKARARAQETLTRVYDAIGFVAQP
- the tsgA gene encoding MFS transporter TsgA, with the translated sequence MTNSNRIRLTWISFFSYALTGALVIVTGMVMGNIAQYFNLPVSSMSNTFTFLNAGILVSIFLNAWLMEIIALKRQLIFGFVLMLVAIVGLMNSHSLAVFSGCMFILGVVSGITMSIGTFLITHLYEGRQRGSRLLFTDSFFSMAGTLFPIIAAALLARSIAWYWVYACIGVLYIAIFILTLVSEFPKLGNDAPKSVQSVKKEKWGIGVLFLSIAALCYILGQLGFIQWVPTYAAKQFNMDITQAGSLVSNFWTAYMVGMWVFSVVLRFFDLQRIVTVLAGASTLLMYLFISTSDASMLHYTILGLGFVSSAIYTTLITLGSQQTKVSSPKLVNFILTCGTVGTMLTFVVTGPIVAKSGEHAALATANSLYLVVFVMCLLLGFVTKHRQHGHTAEASH
- a CDS encoding phosphoglycolate phosphatase, translated to MADFSGLRALAFDLDGTLIHSAPGLAQAIDHALAEAGLPAAGEARVSTWIGNGADVLVERALHWATQGEGGHELAALRARFDHFYAQTAESGSQLFPGVRDTLAQLARSGLPLGIITNKPTPFVAPLLQALGIAEYFSLVIGGDDVVAKKPHPAPLYLMLGKLGVRASEMAFVGDSRNDIQAAKAAGCPAIALSYGYNYGEPIALSQPDCVIDHFADLLPTLGLSSFKNQEA
- the dam gene encoding adenine-specific DNA-methyltransferase, encoding MKKNRAFLKWAGGKYPLIEEIKRHLPAGDCLIEPFVGAGSVFLNTDYDAYILADINSDLINLYNIVKTRTDDFVRDARELFSDEFNNADAFYRLRTQFNLSRDPYERAQLFLYLNRHCYNGLCRYNLSGEFNVPFGRYKRPYFPQDELEFFARKANERNATFVCESYTQTLTNAQPGAVVYCDPPYAPLSATSNFTAYHTNGFDMADQQELARLANHLADERQIPVLISNHDTALTRDWYQQAAEMHVVQVRRTISSNGFGRSKVDELLALYKR